GGCCTCGGTCAGCAACACCCAGTGCCCGTTGGTTTGAAACAAGGCCGGAAATGACCATCCCTGCCCGATGGTAGACGGCGTACCCGCCGCTATGCCCCGCTGGTAATTCTCTTCGTACGAAGGCTGCGTATTGGCAAACCCAGTCTGGGCCTTGGCGTGCGGGTGCAGCCAACCCTTCGCCCCGGCCGGCAAGTGAAACGTGGTGCTCTCAGCCTTAATATGCTGCACCTCCTGGCTTGGGCCTTCCAGCACGTATTGAAACGCTACCCCGTCATTCGACACCTGAAATACCACGCTGAGCTGCGGCGCGCCGGCTGCTCCCGCGAAGTGCAGCACGCGCCGATTGGCCCGGTAGCGACAGTTCGCCCGTTTGTCTGTGGCTAGCTGGTAGTCGTCGGCCACGGCGGTTTGCTTGTCGGCTTTCGTCAGTTTGAGACCCTGCGTGAGGTCGGCACTAGCGAGGCGCAGGCCTAGGTGCGAGGGCCGCAGTAGCTCGGCCTGGCGGTAGCGCACGGCGTAGGTGGGTTGCCCTTGGGCAGTTACGTCTACCGTCACCAACACGGCCCCGTCGGGGCTACTGATGCGGATGGGATGGGCTGCCTGGGCTGCGGCGAGTGGGAATGCCAGCAGGCAAAGGAGTGGGAATAAGCGCATAAAAGGAGGAGAGAAGCGTAGAGGACCGCAGATTATTTCTTGTACATGGGGTCGTGCCCTTCGTACTTCAGCCATTTAAAGGAGGCTGTATTGGTAGTAGGCTGCCCAGCTGATGTGCCGTACATGCCGTACAAGCAGCCTATAAAACCTCCTGCTACCTGCGTGCTTAGGAAGCGCGCATCTACCTTGTCTTTCAGAGACGTATAGGTCTTGCCATCCTCCGAAAAGCGGAAGCTGTATGTATCGCCATCGGCATTGATGCGCAGCTGCACCTTACCGGCCGCCGCTTTCAGGGGCGCTTTCGCCAGCAGCTCCGGGGTCTTCGCGTCAGCCGTGCTCTTGAAAAGCTGTACAACGGGCTTGCCATTCTCTACTGATTTGCAGAAGTAGTAGAAGTGCTTCTCGTCTTGAAAGGCCACCAAGCCAGCCGTTTCGTTTGCCGCCTTAGCTGCGAACGTCAGCTCCGTTTCGGCGCTGCTATACATGTGCTGCTGCCGCTTGCCGATGAAGGCCGGGTTGCCGGTTTCGGCCACCGTTTCGGGCTTTAGCTTCAAAGTGAGGCCCTTGGCTTTGCTCAGCGAGAAATTGGTGCTATCCACCGTGCGCAGGAACAGCAGCGCGGGGTCGAGTTGCTTCTCGAAGGTGAGCGTATAGGCGAAGTTGCCGCTCTGGGGCAGGGCGCCGGGCTGCTTCACTTCGGGGAAGTTGGCCTTGTAGGAGTATTGCACTCCGTTGGGGCCAGGCACCGTTACGGGCCACTCATCTTTCCACTCCACGGGCACGATAAAGGTCTCGCGCCCAGTATTGTAATAGTTGCCTTCGTAAGGTCGCACGGCTAGGAAAATCGCGTACGTCTTCCCATCGGGCCCTTCCACAAATTGCGCATGACCAGCTGAGGTGATGGGGTCTTTGCGGTCTTTGGGAAGTTCGCGCTGCGAGAGGATGGGATTTTTCTCGTAGGGTACAAACGGACCTAGGGGCGCCTTGCTGCGGAACACCACCTCCGTGTGATTCACCGAGGTGCCGCCTTCGGCCGCGTAGAGATAGTACCAGTCGCCCCGCTTCATTAGGTGCGGGCCTTCAATCCAGACAGGCTTTTTGCTGATGTCTACTCCCCCATTCACCACGATTTTGGCCTCACCCACGGTTTGCAGCGTTTGTGGGTTCAGCTCAATAATCTTGATGGAGCGGTGGCCGTCGTAAAGGGGCGTGCCGGGTGGGTCGCTGTTATAGATGACGTAGGCCTTGTCGCCCTCGAAGTACAGCGAGGGGTCGATGCCCCGCACCTCGGGTAAGAAAGTTGGGTTGCTCCACGGCCCGGCGGGGTTCTTAGCCGTCACTACGAAGTTGCCCTTGTGGTCAATCAGCGTGCAGGTGACGTAGTAGGTGCCGTTGTGGTACTCGATGGCCGGCGCAAACAACCCGCGGGTCATTCGGTCGCCCATAAAGGTCATTTGGGAGGGCCGGTCAATGACATTACCAATCTGCTTCCAATTTTTCAGGTCGCGGCTGTGCATCACCGGAATGCCCGGGAAGTAGGAAAAGGTGGAGTTAACTAGGTAGTAATCCTTACCCACCTTGGTAATGCTAGGGTCTGGGTAGAAGCCCGTCAGAATGGGGTTAACTAACTCAATCGATTGAGCAGAGGAAACAGCGTTTTGTAGCAGCAGAGCTGCCAAGGCAGTGAAGAATACTTTTCGTTGCTTTAATAGCATGCTATTAGATTCGGGGATGTTCTAAGGTGTTTTTGAAGGAATATTGTCTGGCTCAGGAGAAGCTTACTTGAGTAACCGCACGTCGTAAACGCCACCTGCCGTAGAGCCCGCCGCGGCCACAAACTTTACGGTGAGCGTGGTGGCAGCATCCCGGCGCAGGGCTTCGGGTAAGGCGTACTCCACGTCGTAGAACTCACGTTGCGAGTTGCCTTCCAAGGCTACCTTTGCTATGGGCGCGCCATTGATTAAGATGGTAAACTGGCGGTTTTTATCGCCCCCAGAATACGTGACCCGAAGCGCGCGAGCGGCCTTATTAGGGTTGCGCAGGTTGTAGCTAAACCACCCAGCGGCGTGCCGCCAATGGCGGTTACGGAAGGTACCCATCTCGGATTGCTCGCCCTGAAAGCCGTGGTCCGACTCCGGCTGCTGCTCGCCGGGGGTGACCTGGTCGATGGTGCGGGCTTCTAAAGCGCGTTTCTCGGAGTCTTTGCGGCGTATTTCTTCTTTGCGGGCAGCTAGGCCTTCGGGAGTTGTCACGGGCCAGTACACCATGTAGCGCGCGTCGTGAATCTGGTAGAAGGGTACCAACTGCACGTCGCGGTTGTGGTCGGAATCGACTAGGCCAGCGGCCGTAAACGTCAGTGGCCGCCCGGCTATGGGCTTTATGCTTTCGGCTACGTTTTGGCTAGTAGAGACGAGCACGGGGGCTTCCTCAATAGGGTAAAGTTGCCCGCTTGGCACGTGCGCCATGCGCTGGCCATTCGCGCGCAGGCCAGTCAGGTCGGTGGTGTCGGTAACGGCAGCCAGCACCACAGGGCCATGCACGAAGGACACCCAGGACGAGTGGTCGGGCAGATACTCCGCTTTGGTTTCCATGGGCAGTGCCACTGTTACCACGTCGCCCGAGCGCCACTTGCGCGTCACGGTAGCGTAGCCCGGCGACGTAGTTGTAGCAGCCACCGGTTTGCCGTTGACCTGCACCCCCATCTTACCGGCTGGCAACCAGCCGGGCTGCCGAATGCTAAGCGCAAACGTGCGCGGCTTTTTCAACTGTAATGCTAGCTGCGAGCGTTCCTCGAAAGGAAACGTCGTTTGCTGCGTGAGGGTGAGGCCCTGCTCAGCCCAACTGAGGCGCGAGGGTACAAACAGGTTCACCAGCAGCTCTTGCTCGGCACGATGCGCGTATACCAGCTCGCCGTACTTGCCGTGGTTTTCCAAGCCCGAACCTACGCAGCACCAGAAGCCCTCCTGCGGCTCGGAATACACGCGGTAGTGGCGCGGGCGCATGGGCGTGAAGTACACGAAGCCGCCCTCGCCGGGGTGCTGCGACGAGAGAATGTGGTTGTAGAGGGCCCGCTCGTAGTAGTCGAGGTAGCGCGTGGAGGAGCTGGTGAGATACAACTGCTTGGTAAGTTTGAGCATGTTGTAGGTGTTGCACGTTTCCGGGCCTTCCGTGCTTTCGAGCATGGAGGTGAAGTTGTCGGCCGGGTTGAAGTGCTCACTGACGCTGTTGCCGCCAATCGACACCGTGCGGTTCTCCACTACCGTTTTCCAGAAGAAAGTGGCGGCGTTAGCCCAAGTAGGGTCCCCTCCTACCTCCGCTATACGCTCAAAGCCAATCACTTTCGGAATTTGCGTATTGGCGTGCATGCCGTTAAGAACGTCTTTGCCTCCCAACAGCGGCTCCAACACCGCCCGGTGGGAAAAGCGCTGCGCCAACTTTAGGTACTTGGGGTCGCCGGTGATGCTAGCTACATCCGCAAACACTTCGTTCAGGCCCCCGTGCTCACTGCGCAGCATATCTTGAATTTGCGCGTCGCTGAGGTTAGCCGTCAGGTCCAAGCACCAATCCGTCAGCTTGATAAGCATGGATTTAGCCTTGGCATTGCCCCCGATCAGGTAGGCGTCGCGCAGGCCGGCGTAGGTTTTATGCAGGTTGTACCAAGGCACCCACTTGTCATTCATCCCGAAGCTGTTGGCCTTGATGTTGCCGGCTTTCACCTGCTGCCACATGGCCTTGCCGCCGGGTATGCCCCCTAGGTAGCCGTTGCCATTTTTCTGCTGGCAGGCGTCGAGCGCATCAATCATGTAGGTGAGGCGCTGCTGCACTTGCGTGTCACCGGTAGCGGCGTACATCAAGGCCAGCGCCGACAGGTAGTGCCCGCCGATGTGGCCATCGAGACCAGTATTTTCCCAGTTACCGTAACGCTCGGCCTTCGGCTGAATACCGGCCTCTGCTTGGTAAGGAGCCAGTAGCCGATCGGGGTTGAGGGCTAGCATGTAGGCCTTATCCGTCTGCTGCGCCTGTTGAAATGGACTTTCAAGCAAGTGTACCGCCGATAGTGGGAAGCTCTGCAGAGCCGTTGTCTGGCCACTGCTCAGAAGAGGCAGCAGGCAGGTGGAGAGGAGCAAAAATCTACGCTTCATGATAATCGATAGTTCGGTTCTTTGACTCAACGGTCTTCTGGCGAAGATTGGCTACTGTTCAACGTTTATCACGCATCTAGTTAGCAAAAAGAAGAACCCAATTGGAGCCAAGACAACCGAATACTATGTAGCCATCCACACTCAGGGTGGCTTACATCTTGTTTTTCGCCGTCTGCAGTACTGCTTGGAATGCGGGCTTGGGTTGATACGCGCGGTCAAATAGCAACGGGTAGCTAGTACGACCTCTAATAGGCCAATTATTCAGCCACGAGTCGGCATCGGTGACGCCCCACAGGGTGATGCGGTCAATCACGTCGCGGTGTTTGTGGAACAAGGCGAACAAGTCGGCGTAGCGCTTGGTGAGCTTTTGCTGCACTGAATCAGGCAAGCCGGTAGGATACACGTTGTACTTGGCATCGGCGGCAAAGTTCTCGGCAATATCGGCGCCTTGGCGCCGACTTGGATTAGGCAGCACATCAATGTCCAGCTCCGTGAAGTTTACATGGACCCCGAGCTTGGAGAAAGCAACTAAGCTAGCTTCTACTTGGTCAATGCTCGGTTTGGTCAGCCCGTAATGGCCTTGCATGCCGATGGCGGTTACTTTGATGCCTTTGGCCTGTAAGCTTTTCACGAGCTTGATCACTCCTTCCCGCTTTTCGGGGCGGTAGAGGCTGTAGTCGTTGTAGTAGAGCTCCGCTTTCGGGTCGGCTTTATGCGCGTACTCAAAGGCTTTGGCGGCGAAGTCTTCGCCTAGGATCTCCAGCCACTTGGTTTTGCGCAACTCGCCTTGCTGGTCGTCAATGGCTTCATTCAGCACGTCCCAGCCGCCAATCTTACCCTTGTAGCGGCCGACAACGGTACTGATATGCTCTTGCAGCCGCTTGAGCAGTACTTCCCGGCTGGCGGGTTGGCCGTTTTCGTCCTCAAACACCCACTTGGGCGTTTGCTGGTGCCACATCAGCGTGTGACCGATGATGAACATCTTGTTTTGCTGCCCGAACGCTACGTAGTCGTCGGCGGGCTTGAAGTTGTACTGGCCGGGTTGCGGGTGCACGGATCCCCACTTCAGCAGGTTCTCGGGGCTGATGGTGTTGAACTGCTGCTTGATCAACGTCGTAGCTTTCGCATCCTGCCCGCTACTTTGCTTATAGTTGAGGGCTGCTCCGACGTAGAAATCGTCCTTGAATACCTCTTTCAACGTGGGTTCTGCTTTCTGCACAAAACCTAGGGTAACGCCAGCTAGGGCGATGTAGAGCAGGTTTTTTTTTGCTTTCATGTTCATGGTCGAGTAGAGAAGCAGGATATGTAAGCACCGCTCATTGAACACAGCTGCGTATTCAACAGCAGAGAATACGATTATCCTGGCTGCTCCTAAATGCTGCGCTAACTTCCATCTTATGATAGAGTAGCGTACATAGCAAGGACAAAAGGTGCCAGCAACGACTTAAAAACCGACCTCCCTGACTGACCTCCATTCGGTTCCCACGCCTACTAGAAGGCCAGCCAGGTCGGCAACTACTGATCTTCCTCTAGGTTCCCACTCCTATTGAAAGCTCAGCAAAATCGGTTGCTAGTGTTTAGATGTACTGATTGATGATGTTCTCCAACCACTCCTGCTTGCCGCTCTTCTGCTCCGGCTCGCCGTTCTGGAGAGCGTACGTGCGTAGGTCCTCCAGCGTGAGCTGCCCCTCTTCGAAGGCTTTGCCTTGGCCGCTGTCGAAGGAGGCGTAGCGCTGCTGACGGAACTGCTTGTAGGGCGACTTCTCCAGGATGTCGTTGGCTACCACCAGCGCCCGAGCAAACGTGTCCATGCCCCCGATGTGGGCCACGAAGATGTCCTCCAGGTCCGTGGAGTTGCGACGGGTCTTGGCGTCGAAGTTGATGCCGCCGGGCTTGATGCCCCCATGCTCCAGGATAATGAGCATGGACTCGGTCAGTTCGTTGAGGTTGTTGGGGAACTGGTCCGTGTCCCAGCCGTTCTGGTAGTCACCCCGGTTGGCGTCCATCGAGCCCAGCATATTAGCATCAGCCGCTACTTGCAGCTCATGCTGGAACGTGTGGCCCGCCAGCGTGGCGTGGTTCACTTCTAGGTTCAGCTGGAAGTCGTTCTCCAGGCCGTGCTCCTTGAGGAAGCCGATGACCGTGGCCGCGTCGAAGTCGTACTGGTGCTTGGTGGGCTCGGCGGGCTTAGGCTCAATGAAGAACTTGCCCTGGAAGCCTTGCTGGCGGGCGTAGTCGCGGGCCATGGTGAGGAAGCGGCCCATGTGGGCCAGCTCACGCTTCATGTTGGTGTTCAACAGGGTCATGTAGCCTTCGCGCCCGCCCCAGAACACGTAGTTCTCCCCGCCCAGGGCGATGGTGGCGTCCAGCGCGTTCTTGACCTGCGTGCCAGCAAAGGCCAGCGCGCCGAACTCGGGGTTGGTGCTGGCCCCGTTCATGTAGCGCGGGTTCGAGAAGACGTTGGCTGTGCCCCAGAGCAGCTTCACGCCGCTTTCTTGCTGGTGCTCTTTCAAGTAGTCCACAATCGACTGCAGGTTGCGCTCGTACTCGGGCAGCGAGGAGCCCTCGTCTACCAAGTCGATGTCGTGGAAGCAGTAGTAGGGCGAGCCGATCTTGGTGAAGAACTCAAAGGCGGCATCGGCCTTGTCCTTGGCCCGACCCAGGAGGTCGCCTTGCGCATCCCAGGGGAAGTGCTTGGTGCCGGGGCCGAAGGGGTCGCCGCCCGTGCCGGTGAACGTGTGCCAGTAGGCCGTGGCGAAGCGCAGGTGCTCCTTCATGGTTTTGCCGGCCACCAGGCGATCAGCATCATACCATTTAAACGCGAGCGGGTTGTCCGACTCGCGGCCTTCAAACTTGATCTGCCCGATACCTTGGAAAAACTCGGTTTTGCTTAGCGTGATGGATGGCATAGTAGTTTGTTTTCGGTGTAGGTTGATGCTCACTGACGCTCGGCAGGTGATTGTACCTCGTTGCCCTAGGTATCAAATGGAATTAGCTTGTTGCTGACGAAGGAGCATGATCTGAGTCTGGCAACGAAAGCAGAGACTGCAACTGCAAAGTCTATTGCACTTGGCTGTCCGCTTGAAAGGGCGAAGCAGGCAATCCTTCCTTGTTGAAAAGAT
This Hymenobacter sp. GOD-10R DNA region includes the following protein-coding sequences:
- a CDS encoding glycoside hydrolase family 43 protein, producing the protein MLLKQRKVFFTALAALLLQNAVSSAQSIELVNPILTGFYPDPSITKVGKDYYLVNSTFSYFPGIPVMHSRDLKNWKQIGNVIDRPSQMTFMGDRMTRGLFAPAIEYHNGTYYVTCTLIDHKGNFVVTAKNPAGPWSNPTFLPEVRGIDPSLYFEGDKAYVIYNSDPPGTPLYDGHRSIKIIELNPQTLQTVGEAKIVVNGGVDISKKPVWIEGPHLMKRGDWYYLYAAEGGTSVNHTEVVFRSKAPLGPFVPYEKNPILSQRELPKDRKDPITSAGHAQFVEGPDGKTYAIFLAVRPYEGNYYNTGRETFIVPVEWKDEWPVTVPGPNGVQYSYKANFPEVKQPGALPQSGNFAYTLTFEKQLDPALLFLRTVDSTNFSLSKAKGLTLKLKPETVAETGNPAFIGKRQQHMYSSAETELTFAAKAANETAGLVAFQDEKHFYYFCKSVENGKPVVQLFKSTADAKTPELLAKAPLKAAAGKVQLRINADGDTYSFRFSEDGKTYTSLKDKVDARFLSTQVAGGFIGCLYGMYGTSAGQPTTNTASFKWLKYEGHDPMYKK
- a CDS encoding glycoside hydrolase family 127 protein, with protein sequence MKRRFLLLSTCLLPLLSSGQTTALQSFPLSAVHLLESPFQQAQQTDKAYMLALNPDRLLAPYQAEAGIQPKAERYGNWENTGLDGHIGGHYLSALALMYAATGDTQVQQRLTYMIDALDACQQKNGNGYLGGIPGGKAMWQQVKAGNIKANSFGMNDKWVPWYNLHKTYAGLRDAYLIGGNAKAKSMLIKLTDWCLDLTANLSDAQIQDMLRSEHGGLNEVFADVASITGDPKYLKLAQRFSHRAVLEPLLGGKDVLNGMHANTQIPKVIGFERIAEVGGDPTWANAATFFWKTVVENRTVSIGGNSVSEHFNPADNFTSMLESTEGPETCNTYNMLKLTKQLYLTSSSTRYLDYYERALYNHILSSQHPGEGGFVYFTPMRPRHYRVYSEPQEGFWCCVGSGLENHGKYGELVYAHRAEQELLVNLFVPSRLSWAEQGLTLTQQTTFPFEERSQLALQLKKPRTFALSIRQPGWLPAGKMGVQVNGKPVAATTTSPGYATVTRKWRSGDVVTVALPMETKAEYLPDHSSWVSFVHGPVVLAAVTDTTDLTGLRANGQRMAHVPSGQLYPIEEAPVLVSTSQNVAESIKPIAGRPLTFTAAGLVDSDHNRDVQLVPFYQIHDARYMVYWPVTTPEGLAARKEEIRRKDSEKRALEARTIDQVTPGEQQPESDHGFQGEQSEMGTFRNRHWRHAAGWFSYNLRNPNKAARALRVTYSGGDKNRQFTILINGAPIAKVALEGNSQREFYDVEYALPEALRRDAATTLTVKFVAAAGSTAGGVYDVRLLK
- a CDS encoding endo-1,4-beta-xylanase: MKAKKNLLYIALAGVTLGFVQKAEPTLKEVFKDDFYVGAALNYKQSSGQDAKATTLIKQQFNTISPENLLKWGSVHPQPGQYNFKPADDYVAFGQQNKMFIIGHTLMWHQQTPKWVFEDENGQPASREVLLKRLQEHISTVVGRYKGKIGGWDVLNEAIDDQQGELRKTKWLEILGEDFAAKAFEYAHKADPKAELYYNDYSLYRPEKREGVIKLVKSLQAKGIKVTAIGMQGHYGLTKPSIDQVEASLVAFSKLGVHVNFTELDIDVLPNPSRRQGADIAENFAADAKYNVYPTGLPDSVQQKLTKRYADLFALFHKHRDVIDRITLWGVTDADSWLNNWPIRGRTSYPLLFDRAYQPKPAFQAVLQTAKNKM
- the xylA gene encoding xylose isomerase produces the protein MPSITLSKTEFFQGIGQIKFEGRESDNPLAFKWYDADRLVAGKTMKEHLRFATAYWHTFTGTGGDPFGPGTKHFPWDAQGDLLGRAKDKADAAFEFFTKIGSPYYCFHDIDLVDEGSSLPEYERNLQSIVDYLKEHQQESGVKLLWGTANVFSNPRYMNGASTNPEFGALAFAGTQVKNALDATIALGGENYVFWGGREGYMTLLNTNMKRELAHMGRFLTMARDYARQQGFQGKFFIEPKPAEPTKHQYDFDAATVIGFLKEHGLENDFQLNLEVNHATLAGHTFQHELQVAADANMLGSMDANRGDYQNGWDTDQFPNNLNELTESMLIILEHGGIKPGGINFDAKTRRNSTDLEDIFVAHIGGMDTFARALVVANDILEKSPYKQFRQQRYASFDSGQGKAFEEGQLTLEDLRTYALQNGEPEQKSGKQEWLENIINQYI